The Deltaproteobacteria bacterium DNA window CATCGGGTTCGCCAAGCAGATCGGGGACATCGCGGACGGCGCCGCGGGGGTCCTCGAGTTCTGCGCGATCGCGCTGGTGCTGACCGGGCTGACGGTGCACTGGTACTGCCGCTCGGTGCGGTTCACGATCCTGCCGATCGCCTGCTCGCTCACCTCACTCGTCTGGCAGTTCGGCACCCTTCGGATCCTCGGGTACGGCCTGGACCCGCTGGCGGTCCTGGTCCCCTTCCTGGTCTTCGCCATCGGCGTATCGCACGGCGTCCAGCAGATCAATTTCATCGTCCGGGGTCTTGCCCACGGGAAGAGCACGGAGGAGGCGGCGCGGGAGAGCTTCTCGGGCCTTCTGATCCCGGGGACGCTCGCCCTCATCACGGCGATCGTGTCGTTCATCACGCTGGTGCTGATCCCGATCCCGATGGTCCGCGAGCTGGCGATCACCGCCTCGATCGGGGTGGGGTACAAGATCGTGACGAACCTGGTGATGCTCCCGGTGGCCGCGTCGCTGTTCACGTTCACGAAGGAGTACGCGGACGGGGCGATGGTCAAGCGGGAGGAGCGGTCCCGCTGGCTTCACGTGATCGCCCGCGTGGCCGAGCCGAGGAACGCCGTCATCACCGTTCTGGTCACGGCGGCGATCTTCGGGGTGTCGGTGTGGAAGAGCCAGGGGCGGGTGATCGGGACCCTCCTCCCCGGGGCGCCGGAGCTTCGGCCGGACGCCCGGTTCAACCGGGACGCGGTCGCCATCTCCGAGGGGTACGACATGGGGCTGGACTGGCTGACGGTGGTGTTCGAGGCCCCTCCCGCCTCGGACCGGAACTCGGCGATCGGGGCGTTCGTGGACGACTTCACCTGGAGGATGTCGAACGTGCCGGGCGTGATGTCGGTCGACTCGTACTCCAACCAGCTCCGCCTCTACAACGAGGGATACAACGAGGGGAACCCGAAGATGTCGGTGATCCCGGTCGACCCCGGGAACACCGCGGGGCTGAACGCCGAGATCGCGCGGCTTCGGGGGTACATGAACAAGGACGCCAGCATGACGGCGGCGCACATGTACCTGACCGACCACAAGGCGGTGACGATCAACCGCGTCATCCTGGCGGCGAAGGAGTTCCGCAACACCCACCACCAGGACAACGTCACGGTGCGGCTGGCGGCGGGGAACGCGGGCGTGCAGGCGGCGATCAACGACGAGGTGGAGAAGAGCGAGGTGCCGATGATGCTGTACGTGTACGCCGCGATCCTCGTCCTGGTCTTCCTGGCGTACCGGGACGTCCGTGCGATGATCGCGTGCTGCATGCCGCTGGCCGTGGGGACGTTCATCGGGTACTGGTTCATGAAGGAGCTGAACATCGGGCTCACGGTGGCCACCCTCCCCGTGATGGTCCTCGCGGTGGGGATCGGCGTGGACTACGCCTTCTACATCTACAACCGGCTCCAGCTTCACCTCGGCCAGGGGGCCACCATCTACGAGGCCATGGAGAAGGCGCTCGCCTTCGAGGCGATGGCGACCATCTTCACGGCGATCACCCTGGCGGCCGGCGTGGTCACCTGGTCGTTTTCGCTGAAGTTCCAGGCGGACATGGGGAAGCTCCTCGCGTTCATGTTCCTGGTCAACCTGGTCATGGCGATGACCGCGCTCCCGGCGGTGGCCGTGATCCTCGACCGGATCATCCCGCGGAAGAGCCCCGTGCACGTTTCCGAAATCCTGACCCATCCCGGCGCGGAATGACCAAAGGCGATACGGAGAGGACCGACATGCGGACAACGGTTTTTCACGGCGGGCGATCCGGGGTTCTTCTTGCCCTGGCTCTCTGTGCGTTCCTGGCCTGCCCGGCCTTCGCCCGGGAGGGGGACCCTCCCCCCGTCCCGGGCGACGGGGCCCGGCCCTCCTCCCTGAAGATACAACCGGCGGAGGCCACCACCGCGGCGACCACGGCGATGATCCTCTCCGCGGCGCGCGCGGGAAAGCGGATCGTCGCGGTGGGAAACCACGGCGTCGTGCTTTTGTCGGACACCGACGGCGCCGACTTCCGGCAGGCGAAGTCGGTGCCGGTCCGCTCCACCCTGTCGGCGGTCTTCTTCGTCGACGAGAAAACCGGGTGGGCGGTGGGGCAGTGGGGCGTCGTCCTGCGGACCGACGACGCGGGCGAGAGCTGGACGCTGCAGCGGCACGACACGACCGTGGACCAGCCGCTCTTTTCGGTCTGGTTCCGGGACCGCCAGCGCGGGTACGCGGTCGGGCTCTGGTCCCTGATGATCGCCACCGCCGACGGGGGGAAGACGTGGACGCCGGTTGCGATTCCGCCCCCCCCCGGCGGGAGCAAGGCCGACCGGAACCTGCTCAAGATCTTCGCGAACCGGATGGGGACCCTGTTCATCGCGGCGGAGCAGGGGATGATCCTGAAATCGTACGACGGCGAGAAATGGACGTACGTCAACACCGGGTACAAGGGATCGTTCTGGACCGGGATCGTCCTCAGCAACGGCACGATCCTGGTGGGGGGGTTGCGCGGGACGATCTACCGGAGCGCCGACGACGGCAGGACGTGGCGGGAGGCCAGATCCGATTTCAAATCGTCGATCACCGACTTCGCGGAGGCGGGCGGAAAGGTGTTCGCCGCGGGACTGGACGGCGTGTTCCTGGAGAGCGACAACCACGGGGCCACCTTCCGGGGGAGCCAGCGGGAGGACCGCCTCCCGTTC harbors:
- a CDS encoding MMPL family transporter, producing the protein IGFAKQIGDIADGAAGVLEFCAIALVLTGLTVHWYCRSVRFTILPIACSLTSLVWQFGTLRILGYGLDPLAVLVPFLVFAIGVSHGVQQINFIVRGLAHGKSTEEAARESFSGLLIPGTLALITAIVSFITLVLIPIPMVRELAITASIGVGYKIVTNLVMLPVAASLFTFTKEYADGAMVKREERSRWLHVIARVAEPRNAVITVLVTAAIFGVSVWKSQGRVIGTLLPGAPELRPDARFNRDAVAISEGYDMGLDWLTVVFEAPPASDRNSAIGAFVDDFTWRMSNVPGVMSVDSYSNQLRLYNEGYNEGNPKMSVIPVDPGNTAGLNAEIARLRGYMNKDASMTAAHMYLTDHKAVTINRVILAAKEFRNTHHQDNVTVRLAAGNAGVQAAINDEVEKSEVPMMLYVYAAILVLVFLAYRDVRAMIACCMPLAVGTFIGYWFMKELNIGLTVATLPVMVLAVGIGVDYAFYIYNRLQLHLGQGATIYEAMEKALAFEAMATIFTAITLAAGVVTWSFSLKFQADMGKLLAFMFLVNLVMAMTALPAVAVILDRIIPRKSPVHVSEILTHPGAE
- a CDS encoding glycosyl hydrolase; the protein is MRTTVFHGGRSGVLLALALCAFLACPAFAREGDPPPVPGDGARPSSLKIQPAEATTAATTAMILSAARAGKRIVAVGNHGVVLLSDTDGADFRQAKSVPVRSTLSAVFFVDEKTGWAVGQWGVVLRTDDAGESWTLQRHDTTVDQPLFSVWFRDRQRGYAVGLWSLMIATADGGKTWTPVAIPPPPGGSKADRNLLKIFANRMGTLFIAAEQGMILKSYDGEKWTYVNTGYKGSFWTGIVLSNGTILVGGLRGTIYRSADDGRTWREARSDFKSSITDFAEAGGKVFAAGLDGVFLESDNHGATFRGSQREDRLPFTAISVNSTGKLVKFSKRGVVADSPPAPAK